In one Vulgatibacter incomptus genomic region, the following are encoded:
- a CDS encoding SPW repeat domain-containing protein: MAARIVNMILGAWLLISAFAWYHPPGQRLVTALVGIAIFVVAGLSAFVPNLRLLNTAIALWLFISAFIFPSANEFTILHNACIAIIVFIVALAYGRKTARFGLEHRRRQPA; encoded by the coding sequence ATGGCCGCTCGAATCGTGAACATGATCCTCGGGGCCTGGCTGCTGATCTCGGCCTTCGCCTGGTACCACCCGCCGGGTCAGCGACTGGTCACGGCGCTGGTGGGGATCGCGATCTTCGTGGTCGCCGGCCTGTCGGCCTTCGTGCCGAACCTGCGGCTCCTGAACACGGCGATCGCGCTCTGGCTCTTCATCTCGGCGTTCATCTTCCCGAGCGCCAACGAGTTCACGATCCTCCACAACGCCTGCATCGCGATCATCGTCTTCATCGTGGCGCTGGCCTACGGCCGGAAGACCGCCCGCTTCGGCCTGGAGCACCGGAGACGCCAGCCGGCCTAG
- a CDS encoding Lrp/AsnC family transcriptional regulator codes for MELDRIDCDIVETLQKNGRLSNKELAAAVGLAPSSCLSRVRRLLDEGVLQGFRAEVEPRALGIGLQALISVRLRQHTRNVVDAFRSHVLSLPEVTAVYHVAGADDFLVHVAIRDADHLRDLALDSFTTRAEVSHIQTSLVFEHARSPSLPIYLRPKGG; via the coding sequence ATGGAGCTCGACCGAATCGACTGCGATATCGTGGAGACCCTGCAGAAGAATGGTCGGCTCTCAAACAAAGAGCTGGCCGCCGCCGTGGGGCTCGCCCCCTCGAGCTGCCTGTCGCGGGTCCGCCGGCTCCTCGACGAGGGCGTACTCCAGGGCTTCCGGGCGGAGGTCGAGCCGAGGGCCCTGGGCATCGGCTTGCAGGCGCTGATCTCGGTGCGCCTGCGGCAGCACACCCGAAACGTGGTGGACGCCTTCCGCTCCCACGTCCTCTCGCTGCCCGAGGTCACGGCCGTCTACCACGTGGCGGGCGCCGACGACTTCCTCGTCCACGTAGCGATCCGCGACGCGGACCACCTGCGCGACCTGGCCCTGGACTCGTTCACCACGAGAGCGGAGGTCTCTCACATCCAGACCTCGCTCGTCTTCGAGCACGCCCGCTCACCGAGCCTCCCCATCTATCTGCGACCGAAGGGCGGTTGA